In one Saccharibacillus brassicae genomic region, the following are encoded:
- a CDS encoding carbohydrate ABC transporter permease, which yields MTSKLSYSRVFINVFFVLLCMLMVLPILLVVSISFTDESVLNSLGYHFIPQKWSTEAYRIILGSPAQLLQAYGVTITVAVIGGVSSLLLTSMLSYSISRRDYRYARITTFYVIFTMLFSGGLVPFYILVTQYLHLKDTIWALIIPYLLNPFYVLIMKGFMDKIPSEIIESAKLDGASEWRIFLKIILPLSTPALATVGLFIVFTYWNDWWLGLLFIDNPKLVPIQLLLYRTMNTIEFLANNSGNINVSVDMSQFPSLSARMALAVLAAGPMMFVFPFFQKHFVKGMTLGSVKG from the coding sequence ATGACAAGCAAACTCAGTTATTCCCGTGTTTTTATCAACGTATTTTTCGTCCTGTTATGCATGCTTATGGTTCTGCCAATCCTTTTGGTTGTCTCCATATCGTTTACCGACGAATCGGTCTTGAATTCGCTAGGCTATCATTTCATTCCGCAGAAGTGGAGCACAGAGGCCTACAGGATCATCCTGGGATCGCCGGCCCAACTGCTTCAGGCTTACGGAGTCACGATAACCGTCGCTGTCATCGGCGGGGTATCGTCCCTGCTGCTGACCAGCATGCTGTCTTATTCGATTTCCCGCCGCGACTATCGATATGCACGCATTACGACTTTTTATGTTATTTTCACGATGTTGTTCAGCGGCGGGCTTGTCCCGTTTTATATCCTCGTCACGCAATACCTTCATTTGAAAGATACGATATGGGCATTGATCATCCCGTATTTGCTGAATCCGTTTTATGTGCTGATCATGAAAGGATTTATGGATAAAATTCCGTCTGAAATCATCGAATCGGCAAAGTTGGACGGAGCGAGCGAATGGAGGATCTTCCTGAAGATTATTTTGCCTCTGTCGACCCCTGCTCTTGCGACAGTGGGATTATTCATTGTATTCACCTATTGGAACGATTGGTGGCTGGGACTGCTGTTTATCGATAATCCGAAGCTTGTCCCGATCCAGCTGCTGTTATACCGGACCATGAATACGATCGAATTTCTCGCCAACAACAGCGGCAATATCAACGTCAGCGTGGACATGTCCCAATTCCCGAGCTTATCGGCCAGAATGGCGCTTGCCGTATTGGCTGCAGGTCCGATGATGTTCGTATTCCCGTTCTTTCAGAAACATTTTGTCAAAGGAATGACGCTCGGATCCGTCAAAGGCTAA
- a CDS encoding ABC transporter substrate-binding protein, producing MKNSKKKLLGLAAVILAVMTVLSACGSKSSEGESEVELTWYLPLAAIPADVQSVEDEVNKITKAKINATVKLKVQTFGDYTQKMNTVVASGEKADIIWTSNWNFDYVQNQAKGAFLPLDDLIAKYAPDVKKSVPDFVWDSLKIDGKIHAIPNYQTVTNKEGFYVQKRFADKYNLDVNSIKKLADIEPFLEQIKKNEKGVTPFVVDRRGKLINAPRQFNLEPIGNLNTNVIGIDLGNPDKIINVYESENYKKYLDFIRSWYTKGYINEDAAVLKNVADLSKTGEVAVDFHNALKPGGAVERKATSGGQEIIEIPLTEPYITSGTTIATNQAISRTSANPERAMMLINLVNTDKELYNLLVYGIEGKHYTKVSDNVVKVKEDSSYKAADWVFGNVFNGYLLEGKDPGVPEETRKENESAITSPINGFKFDSAPVAAEIANVTSVIDQYGPGLNTGIVETEDKLAEFQKKLNEAGAEKVVAEAQKQLDEWKKTK from the coding sequence ATGAAAAATAGCAAGAAAAAACTGCTTGGTCTTGCTGCTGTTATCCTCGCGGTAATGACGGTGCTGAGCGCTTGCGGATCGAAATCCAGTGAGGGAGAATCCGAGGTCGAGCTGACTTGGTATCTCCCGTTGGCCGCAATACCGGCCGATGTGCAATCGGTTGAAGACGAGGTCAATAAAATCACGAAAGCCAAAATCAACGCCACAGTCAAATTGAAGGTTCAAACTTTCGGAGATTACACGCAGAAAATGAATACGGTCGTCGCTTCGGGAGAGAAAGCGGATATAATCTGGACCTCGAACTGGAACTTCGATTATGTCCAAAATCAAGCCAAAGGCGCATTCCTTCCGCTGGACGATCTGATTGCGAAATATGCGCCCGACGTGAAAAAAAGCGTACCCGATTTCGTATGGGATTCGTTGAAAATCGACGGGAAAATTCATGCCATACCCAATTACCAAACGGTGACCAACAAAGAAGGCTTTTACGTCCAAAAACGGTTTGCCGACAAATATAACCTGGATGTAAACAGCATTAAGAAGCTGGCGGATATAGAGCCTTTTCTTGAGCAAATCAAGAAGAACGAAAAAGGCGTGACTCCGTTTGTCGTCGATCGCAGAGGGAAACTGATCAATGCACCACGCCAATTCAATCTTGAACCGATCGGGAATTTAAACACCAACGTGATCGGGATCGACCTGGGGAATCCGGATAAAATAATTAACGTATACGAATCGGAAAATTACAAAAAGTATTTGGATTTTATCAGAAGCTGGTATACCAAAGGGTATATCAACGAAGATGCAGCCGTTCTGAAAAACGTCGCCGACCTGTCCAAAACAGGCGAAGTTGCGGTCGACTTCCATAATGCGCTCAAACCGGGAGGGGCGGTAGAACGGAAAGCGACTTCAGGCGGACAGGAGATCATCGAGATCCCGCTCACCGAACCGTATATCACATCGGGTACGACCATAGCGACAAATCAGGCAATCAGTAGAACGTCCGCGAATCCGGAGCGCGCCATGATGCTTATCAATCTGGTCAATACGGATAAAGAGCTGTACAACCTTCTTGTATATGGAATCGAAGGCAAGCATTATACGAAAGTATCCGATAACGTCGTCAAGGTCAAAGAAGATTCTTCTTACAAAGCGGCGGATTGGGTATTCGGTAACGTGTTTAACGGTTATCTGCTGGAGGGCAAAGATCCTGGAGTTCCGGAGGAGACACGTAAAGAAAACGAGTCCGCTATAACCTCGCCGATTAACGGGTTTAAATTCGACAGCGCTCCGGTGGCTGCGGAAATTGCCAATGTAACTTCCGTGATCGATCAGTATGGTCCGGGTCTAAATACGGGCATCGTCGAGACTGAAGATAAGCTGGCCGAATTCCAGAAAAAGTTGAACGAAGCCGGGGCCGAAAAGGTCGTCGCGGAAGCGCAGAAACAGCTCGATGAATGGAAAAAGACGAAGTAA
- a CDS encoding right-handed parallel beta-helix repeat-containing protein gives MLNHKRSYPNSLKIIWLFLVLAVVTHTIPIHEAKGAAAVQATYYVAPSGSDSNPGTSAQPFATVEKARDVVRTINANMTGDIYVYLKQGDYYVDRTIQFNEQDSGTNGHNVYYKNGDAVGSARLIGGQKVTGWTPYSGNIYKTNVGAGWKFNALYENGRTAWKARYPNKRSSRYTMAQADYLKSENVNGSSTVLQYGSGDLNPTGWDLKEAQVFVWSGGTWNWFTDTVPITGINTTTRQITLREPTRYPLYRNNAGSRYYVQGVLELLDQPGEFYLNSATGDLYYWAINGDINTQTIIAPKVQTLLELKGSAPSNRIANIVFEGLSFEATDFTDWFRHAWIKAGDSGESHAYNIYDREINLPHLRTGAILLQNSRFIMIDKSHFKNLGLNAVYMLFDNDHNTVSRSWFEHIGHSGIFLEGGYPGEGDRNNSHLLTNNKIEYVGETVGNGGGIYVMNSSNNEVSYSEISNSPRYAIAWKTRWEPPASEKYLKDNVFKYLKISNSAQDSGDTAPVYAVGVNTINEYLNVNKVIQVTIDNTYAHPSMTDYAPYGVYMDDKSNAQYFENVEVTNVQNSQRRNNSATGHTEINTSWNNGFDKSKMDYANIGLKSDFPIEYNGNFSDSFENGFTNWSVGNGTPSANSSIKHSGSSSYAINEATDVIYKTLGSSYNRVVSLWFYDDASDSSMQSMARVDNGTWNNSGSWRGLGVDTATSSTHYVYRAGTSKTATNIPRTTGWHELKWDYTSGTQVDLYIDGTLVGSPVGITAFKGIAMGDFWADGQTGSNAFDDVAVQ, from the coding sequence ATGTTAAATCACAAGCGGAGCTATCCCAATAGCCTCAAGATTATTTGGCTGTTCCTTGTCCTTGCTGTAGTCACTCATACGATTCCGATTCACGAAGCCAAAGGGGCGGCAGCCGTTCAAGCGACTTATTACGTAGCTCCGAGCGGAAGCGACTCCAATCCGGGAACGTCGGCACAGCCTTTTGCCACAGTGGAGAAAGCTCGCGATGTCGTAAGAACGATCAACGCGAACATGACCGGAGATATTTACGTTTATTTGAAGCAGGGCGACTACTATGTCGATCGTACAATCCAGTTCAACGAGCAGGATTCAGGTACGAACGGACATAACGTGTATTACAAAAATGGAGATGCCGTCGGTTCGGCAAGGCTGATCGGCGGACAGAAAGTGACAGGTTGGACGCCGTATTCGGGCAATATTTATAAAACGAATGTAGGAGCAGGATGGAAATTCAATGCCCTGTATGAAAATGGCCGGACAGCCTGGAAAGCGCGTTACCCAAACAAAAGGTCAAGCCGGTACACTATGGCACAAGCCGATTATTTGAAAAGTGAAAACGTAAACGGATCCAGCACCGTTTTGCAGTACGGCTCGGGCGATCTGAATCCGACCGGATGGGATTTGAAAGAAGCTCAAGTCTTTGTATGGTCCGGCGGAACTTGGAATTGGTTTACAGACACAGTGCCGATTACGGGCATCAACACGACGACGAGACAGATCACACTGCGTGAACCTACCCGGTACCCGCTTTACAGAAATAACGCGGGTTCAAGGTATTACGTGCAAGGGGTGTTGGAACTGCTGGATCAACCGGGTGAATTTTACCTGAATTCGGCAACGGGGGATCTCTACTATTGGGCGATAAACGGCGACATCAATACGCAAACGATCATCGCGCCCAAAGTTCAAACCTTGCTCGAACTGAAAGGAAGTGCTCCGAGCAACCGGATCGCCAACATTGTATTTGAAGGATTATCTTTTGAAGCTACCGATTTTACGGATTGGTTCCGGCATGCCTGGATCAAAGCGGGAGACTCGGGAGAGAGTCATGCCTACAACATTTACGATCGGGAGATCAACCTGCCGCATTTGAGAACGGGCGCCATACTGCTGCAAAATTCGAGGTTTATCATGATAGACAAAAGCCATTTTAAAAATCTCGGCTTGAACGCCGTGTATATGCTATTTGATAACGATCATAATACCGTGTCCCGAAGCTGGTTTGAACATATTGGACATAGCGGGATTTTTCTTGAAGGCGGATATCCGGGGGAAGGGGATCGAAACAACTCTCATCTTCTAACCAACAACAAAATTGAATATGTAGGTGAAACGGTAGGCAATGGCGGCGGCATCTATGTGATGAATTCAAGTAACAATGAAGTATCGTACAGCGAAATTTCCAATAGCCCGCGCTATGCCATAGCCTGGAAAACGCGCTGGGAGCCGCCTGCAAGCGAGAAATATCTCAAAGACAATGTGTTCAAATATTTGAAAATCTCCAATAGTGCACAAGATAGCGGCGACACGGCTCCGGTCTATGCGGTAGGCGTCAACACCATAAATGAATACCTGAATGTCAATAAAGTGATCCAGGTAACGATTGACAACACGTATGCGCATCCAAGCATGACGGATTATGCGCCGTATGGTGTATATATGGACGATAAGTCCAACGCCCAATATTTCGAGAACGTAGAAGTTACAAACGTTCAAAACAGTCAAAGGCGGAACAATTCGGCTACCGGCCATACCGAAATAAATACGAGTTGGAATAACGGCTTCGACAAGTCCAAAATGGACTATGCCAATATTGGATTAAAATCCGACTTTCCGATTGAGTATAACGGGAACTTCTCCGATTCTTTCGAGAATGGATTCACGAACTGGTCTGTCGGGAATGGAACGCCTTCCGCTAATTCATCGATTAAGCATAGCGGAAGCAGCAGCTATGCAATCAACGAAGCTACAGATGTCATCTACAAGACGCTGGGCTCCAGCTACAACAGGGTAGTGTCTCTATGGTTCTATGACGATGCGAGCGACAGTTCCATGCAGAGCATGGCACGCGTGGATAACGGGACATGGAATAACAGCGGTTCTTGGAGAGGTCTGGGCGTGGACACGGCCACCTCTTCGACCCACTATGTGTACCGGGCAGGAACGTCCAAGACGGCCACGAACATTCCCCGTACGACAGGTTGGCATGAGTTGAAATGGGATTACACCTCGGGGACCCAGGTAGATCTGTATATCGATGGGACGCTTGTCGGATCGCCTGTCGGCATTACGGCATTCAAAGGAATTGCGATGGGCGATTTCTGGGCTGACGGCCAAACAGGCAGTAATGCTTTCGATGATGTAGCGGTCCAATAA